A stretch of Megalobrama amblycephala isolate DHTTF-2021 linkage group LG14, ASM1881202v1, whole genome shotgun sequence DNA encodes these proteins:
- the LOC125245125 gene encoding zinc finger protein OZF-like, with the protein MAFIKEESEDLRIEETFRIKQEETEEQTKIEFIKEEIEDVTIEETFTVKHEETEEQTDQMTQKEEKEASFKCSQTEKSFSQKRNLEVHMRIHTGEKPNGSPQCAKSFNQDESLKFQTRIKTGKSPFTCQHCGNSFTHKGSLNRHLRIHTGEKPYTCPQCGKSFSQHKNLKAHMSIHPGEKPFTCPPCGKTFDQYRNFKVHMRVHTGEKHYTCQQCGKSFNRKGNLNFHMRIHTGESLFICQQCGISFTQKGSLNRHMRIHTGEKPYICHQCGRSFNRKGNLNFHMKVHTGESPFTCQQCGKGFTQKGSLNRHMRIHTREKPYGCQQCGASFAHHGSLKVHMRIHTGEKPYTCIHCEKSFEQHGNLKAHMRVHTGEKPYKCLQCGKSFTQKGQLEVHKRNHLRENF; encoded by the exons atggcgtttattaaagaggagagtgaagacctgagaattgaagaaacattcagaattaaacaagaagaaactgaggaacaaacaaagatagagtttattaaagaggagattgaAGACGTGacgattgaagaaacattcacagtgaaacatgaagaaactgaggaacaaacag ACCAAATGACGCAGAAAGAGGAGAAGGAAGCATCTTTTAAATGCTCACAGACtgaaaagagtttcagtcaaaaaagaAACCttgaagtccacatgagaattcacactggagagaagcctaaCGGATCCCCTCAGTGTGCAAAGAGTTTCAATCAAGATGAAAGCCTTAAATTCCAAACGAGAATTAAAACTGGAAAGAGTCCCTTCACCTGCCAACACTGTGGAAACAGTTTCACTCATAAAGGAAGCCTTAACAGGCACTtgaggattcacactggagagaagccttacacatgccctcagtgtggaaagagtttcagtcaacaTAAAAACCTTAAAGCCCACATGAGTATTCAccctggagaaaagcctttcacATGCCCTCCGTGTGGAAAGACTTTTGATCAATATAGAAACTTTAAAGtacacatgagagttcacactggagagaagcattacacctgccaacagtgtggaaaaagtttcaacagaaaaggaaaccttaatttccacatgagaattcacactggagagagcctTTTcatctgccaacagtgtggaataAGTTTCACTCAGAAAGGAAGCCTTAACaggcacatgagaattcataccGGAGAAAAGCCTTATATATGCCATCAGTGTGGAAGAAGTTTCAACagaaaaggaaaccttaatttccacatgaaagttcacactggagagagccctttcacctgccaacagtgtggaaaaggTTTCACTCAGAAAGGAAGCCTTAACaggcacatgagaattcacaccaGAGAAAAGCCTTACGGATGCCAACAGTGTGGAGCGAGTTTTGCTCATCATggaagccttaaagtccacatgagaattcacactggagagaagccttacacatgCATTCATTGTGAAAAGAGTTTCGAACAACATGGAAACCTTAAGgcccacatgagagttcacactggagagaagccttacaaatgccttcagtgtggaaagagtttcactcaaaaaggaCAACTTGAAGTACACAAGAGGAATCACTTGAGAGAGAACTTTTAA
- the LOC125245130 gene encoding gastrula zinc finger protein XlCGF8.2DB-like has translation MAFIKEEIEDMKIVFIKEESEDVKIEETFRVKQEETEEQTALMAMKTEEEELNEIEEKDQYENFHNFITGEKPFRCLQTEKTSTRKKAQKSFNQQGNFKDYTGEKPFTCQQCGKSFAQHGNLKVHMRLHTGENSYTCPQCGKRFAQHGNFKVHMRIHTGETPFTCQHCGKGFTRKVSLNRHIRIHTGEKPYTCPQCGISFTLKGNFTTHMRIHVGEKPYACQQCGERFAQHVNLKVHMRIHTGEKPYTCHQCGESFAQHVNLKVHMRMHTGESPFTCQHCGKSFNKKAQLNCHMRIHTGEKPYTCQQCGKCFTHKGSLNWHMTVHTGEKPFTCPQCGRVLLNMETLKPI, from the exons atggcgtttattaaagaggagattgaagacatgaagattgtgtttattaaagaggagagtgaagatgtgaagattgaagaaacattcagagtgaaacaagaagaaactgaagaacaaacag CTCTAATGGCAATGAAAACGGAGGAAGAAGAACTCAATGAAATTGAAGAGAAAGATCAATATGAGAATTTTCACAATTTCataactggagaaaaaccttttagatgtttgcagactgaaAAGACCTCCACACGAAAAAAAGCTCAAAAGAGTTTCAATCAACAAGGAAACTTTAAAGACTAcacaggagagaagcctttcacctgccaacagtgtgggaAAAGTTTTGCTCAACATGGAAACCTTAAAGTTCACATGCGATTGCACACTGGAGAGAACTCTTACacatgccctcagtgtggaaagagatttGCTCAACATGGAAActttaaagtccacatgaggattcacactggGGAGAcccctttcacctgccaacactGTGGAAAAGGTTTCACTCGTAAAGTAAGTCTTAACAGGCAcataagaattcacactggagaaaagccttacacatgccctcagtgtggaataAGTTTCACTCTAAAAGGAAATTTTACCACGCATATGAGAATTCATgttggagaaaagccttacgcATGCCAACAGTGTGGAGAGCGTTTTGCTCAACATgtaaaccttaaagtccacatgagaatacacactggagaaaagccttacacatgCCATCAGTGTGGTGAGAGTTTTGCTCAACATGTTAACCTTAAAGTCCATATGAGAATGCACACAGGAGAGAGTCCCTTCACCTGCCAACactgtggaaaaagtttcaacaAAAAAGCACAACTTAATtgccacatgagaattcacactggggAGAAGCCTTATACCTGCCAGCAGTGTGGAAAATGTTTCACCCATAAGGGAAGCCTTAACTGGCACATGActgttcacactggagaaaagcctttcacatgccctcagtgtggaagaGTTTTGCTCAACATGGAAACCTTAAAGCCCATATGA
- the LOC125245120 gene encoding zinc finger protein OZF-like, with product MAMKEETEELNEIEEKDQHENLHDFITGEKPFRCSQTEKTSTQKKAQKSFSQQRNLKDRTGKSSFTCQLCGKNYNHKTSLNRHMKIHTGEKPYICQQCGESFAQRVNLKFHMRIHSGESPFTCLDCGKGFNKKGHLNRHTKIHTGEKPYTCQQCGKSFTYKGSLNWHMTIHTGEKPYACPQCGKSFYQHGNLKVHMRIHSGENPFTCQPCGKSFNRKESLDRHIRIHTGEKPYRCQHCGKSFHQLGNLTVHMRVHTKMSPFPCQQCGQGFNHKISLNRHMRIHTGEKPYTCHQCGESFAHHVKLKIHMRIHPGKKPYTCHQCGESFAHHVNLKVHMKIHNGESPFTCQHCGKCFNHKTNLKRHMRIHTGEKPYSCQQCGKRFTHKGSLNWHMAIHSEEKSHTCPQCGKSFHQHGNLKAHMLIHTGETPFTCQQCGRSFNRKESLDRHVRIHTGEKPYTCQQCGKGFHQRGTLTVHMRVHTGETPFTCQQCGQFFNRKESLNRHMSIHTGEKPYTCQQSVEEVSLKQETLTGTQEFPPDKSLTSANSV from the coding sequence ATGGCAATGAAAGAGGAGACAGAAGAACTTAATGAAATTGAAGAGAAAGATCAACATGAGAATCTTCATGATTTCataactggagaaaaaccttttcGGTGTTCGCAGACTGAAAAGACTTCCACGCAGAAAAAAGCTcaaaagagtttcagtcaacaAAGAAACCTTAAAGACCGCACAGGAAAGAGTTCTTTCACCTGCCAACTCTGTGGAAAAAATTACAATCATAAAACAAGTCTTAACAGgcacatgaaaattcacactggagaaaagccttacataTGCCAGCAGTGTGGGGAGAGTTTTGCTCAACGTGTAAACCTTAAattccacatgagaattcacagtGGAGAGAGTCCCTTCACCTGCCTAGACTGTGGAAAAGGTTTCAACAAAAAAGGACACCTTAATCGCCACACAAAAATTCACACTGgggagaagccttacacctgccaacagtgtggaaaaagtttcactTATAAAGGAAGCCTTAACTGGCACATGactattcacactggagaaaagccttacgcatgccctcagtgtggaaaaagtttctaTCAACAtggaaaccttaaagtccacatgagaattcacagtGGGGAGAACCCTTTTACCTGCCAACCATGTGGAAAAAGTTTTAATCGTAAAGAAAGTCTTGACAGGCATATacgaattcacactggagagaagccttacagaTGCCAACATTGTGGAAAAAGTTTCCATCAACTTGGAAACCTTACagtccacatgagagttcacactaaAATGAGTCCATTcccctgccaacagtgtggacaaGGTTTCAATCATAAAATAAGTCTTAACaggcacatgagaattcatactggagaaaagccttacacatgCCATCAGTGTGGGGAGAGTTTTGCTCATCATGTAAAGCTTAAaattcacatgagaattcacccTGGAAAGAAGCCTTACACATGCCATCAGTGTGGTGAGAGTTTTGCTCATCATgtaaaccttaaagtccacatgaaaaTACACAATGGAGAGAGTCCCTTCACCTGCCAACACTGTGGAAAATGTTTCAATCATAAGACAAATCTTAAAaggcacatgagaattcacaccggagagaagccttactCATGCCAACAGTGTGGGAAAAGATTCACACATAAAGGAAGCCTTAACTGGCACATGGCTATTCACTCTGAAGAAAAGTCACACacatgccctcagtgtggaaaaagtttccaTCAACATGGAAACCTTAAAGCTCATATGCTGATTCACACTGGGGAGAcccctttcacctgccaacagtgtggaagaAGTTTCAATCGTAAAGAAAGTCTTGACAGACATGTacgaattcacactggagagaagccttacacatgccaacagtgtggaaaaggTTTCCATCAGCGTGGAACCCTTACagtccacatgagagttcacacagGGGAGACCCCTtttacctgccaacagtgtggacagTTTTTCAATCGTAAGGAAAGCCTGAACAGGCACATGAgtattcatactggagaaaagccttacacatgCCAACAAAGTGTGGAAGAAGTTTCACTCAAACAGGAAACTTTAACAGGTACACAAGAATTCCCACCAGATAAAAGCCTTACATCTGCCAACAGTGTTTAG